The Dioscorea cayenensis subsp. rotundata cultivar TDr96_F1 chromosome 11, TDr96_F1_v2_PseudoChromosome.rev07_lg8_w22 25.fasta, whole genome shotgun sequence genomic interval GAGTACATCTCCCCCCATCTTCCACCTTTGAACATGTAGTTCACCAAGTGTGCCAGATCAGATTTTTGTATCAACCATTGATGTGCATCCGCCGATGTGTTTAACAGATCAGCAACAACGTCATTGACTTCTTTTTCAGCACATGAAAACATAATTCTTGATAATATAGACCAGCACCTTTCTTTCAATGACTTTCCAAGTCTGACATTTGCTTTCATGAAGTTTGCTTCTAAGTGGCGCAAACAATATACATACGGTGAGGAAGGGAATACCTTCGCGACAGCACTGATAATGCCTTTGGACCTATCAGATATAAATGTAATAAGTTTCACATATCGTCATCATCGTATATAGTATCTCCAAGCTTTGACAAGAACCACGTCCAGTTCGCATCCGTTTCATTATCTATGATTGCAAATGCCACATGAAAAAAACCATCGTTCCCATCTTTTCCCGTTGCACCTAACAAAGTGCCCCCGTATTTACCGAGCAAATGAGTTCCATCCAAGTATAACAATGGCCTACATCTTGTCTTGAAACCAATGACACATGCTTTGAAGGCAAAAAACACACGTTTGAAACGAGGACCATCATTCTCTACAATATCAACGCTACCAGGGTTTGTCAGTAGCACCTTCTTCGTGTACCAcatcaataaatcatagctcGCCACCTCACTCCCATGGAGAACATCCTTGGCGACCTATTTCCCTAGCCAAGCTTATTTATAGCATAAATAGAGATCGTGGTCTCGCAACATATCACGTTGAATGTCAATAGCCCTATACAGGGGATGGTCCTTCAGCTTTTGTATGACACGTGCACTCACCCACTTTTTTTATGCCTTGGAATGTGAGGATATGCCAATACCGCCACCATATGTGTGGGATATATTATCTTGATCCTAAACATCTCGTGGCTACCTTCCATGGACCCATGGACACGCCATTCACAACCTTCAGCAACGCACTTCACAGTCACTCTCTGCTTGTCGTTCTTGATGAATGTAAAGTTAAAATTGCGTTTGATAgcaaaattcctaagtgcaTCCTTAAAATATTC includes:
- the LOC120272206 gene encoding uncharacterized protein LOC120272206 is translated as MEVSDQFSDSEYFKDALRNFAIKRNFNFTFIKNDKQRVTVKCVAEGCEWRVHGSMEGSHEMFRIKIIYPTHMVAVAKDVLHGSEVASYDLLMWYTKKVLLTNPGSVDIVENDGPRFKRVFFAFKACVIGFKTRCRPLLYLDGTHLLGKYGGTLLGATGKDGNDGFFHVAFAIIDNETDANWTWSKGIISAVAKVFPSSPYVYCLRHLEANFMKANVRLGKSLKERCWSILSRIMFSCAEKEVNDVVADLLNTSADAHQWLIQKSDLAHLVNYMFKGGRWGEMYSNVVESFNAWIKEARHLPVINMVDSIRFKLMGMLCHRREQSHRWERHLYLVIHQEIEELVEESRNLLFDRSDGDHFEVVDQKNYCISLNARACSCHSWQVYGIPYKHACAIILQTDTNIHRYVNNYFTVDSYRQAYAEAIFPVANNYKPDDVNLELLMRPPITKKPIGRPRRKRLESQASIVHKLRCSRCHDADDVSGIGFGMTTDASLVMSVDGFAPVDGDSFGFRESVWMSSTFFNFSSEEGADHF